A region of Canis lupus familiaris isolate Mischka breed German Shepherd chromosome 38, alternate assembly UU_Cfam_GSD_1.0, whole genome shotgun sequence DNA encodes the following proteins:
- the RO60 gene encoding 60 kDa SS-A/Ro ribonucleoprotein isoform X1 codes for MEESVNQMQPLNEKQITNSEDGYVWQVTDMNRLHRFLCFGSEGGTYYIKEQKLGLENAEALIRLIEDGRGCEVIQEIKSFSQEGRTAKQEPMLFALAICSQCSDISTKQAAFKAVSEVCRIPTHLFTFIQFKKDLKESMKCGMWGRALRKAIADWYNEKGGMALALAVTKYKQRNGWSHKDLLRLSHLKPSSEGLAIVTKYITKGWKEVHELYKEKALSVETEKLLKYLEAVEKVKRTKDELEVIHLIEEHRLVREHLLTNHLKSKEVWKALLQEMPLTALLRNLGKMTANSVLEPGNSEVSLVCEKLCNEKLLKKARIHPFHVLIASETYKTGHGLRGKLKWRPDEEILKALDAAFYKTFKTVEPTGKRFLLAIDVSASMNQRVLGSVLNASTVAAAMCMVVTRTEKDSYVVAFSDEMVPCPVTTDMTLQQVLMAMSQIPAGGTDCSLPMIWAQKTNTAADVFIVFTDNETFAGSIHPAVALKEYRKKMDIPAKLIVCGMTSNGFTIADPDDRGMLDMCGFDTGALDVIRNFTLDVI; via the exons atggagGAATCCGTAAACCAAATGCAACCGCTGAATGAGAAGCAGATAACCAATTCTGAAGATGGATATGTATGGCAAGTCACTGATATGAATCGACTACACCGGTTCTTATGTTTTGGTTCTGAAGGTGGAACTTATTATATCAAAGAACAGAAGTTGGGCCTTGAAAATGCTGAAGCTTTAATTAGACTGATTGAAGATGGAAGAGGATGTGAAGTGATCCAGGAAATAAAGTCATTTAGTCAGGAAGGCAGAACCGCAAAGCAAGAGCCTATGCTCTTTGCACTTGCCATTTGCTCTCAGTGTTCTGACATAAGCACAAAACAAGCAGCATTTAAAGCTGTTTCTGAAGTTTGTCGCATTCCTACACATCTCTTTACTTTTATCCAGTTTAAGAAAGATCTGAAGGAAAGCATGAAATGTGGCATGTGGGGCCGTGCCCTCCGGAAGGCTATAGCAGACTGGTACAATGAAAAGGGGGGCATGGCCCTTGCTCTGGCAGTTACAAAGTATAAACAAAGAAATGGCTGGTCTCACAAAGATCTATTAAGATTGTCACATCTTAAACCTTCCAGTGAAG GACTTGCTATTGTGACCAAATATATTACAAAGGGCTGGAAAGAAGTCCACGAATTGTATAAAGAAAAAGCACTTTCTGTGGAgactgaaaaattattaaagtatctGGAGGCCGTAGAGAAAGTGAAACGCACAAAGGATGAACTGGAAGTCATTCATCTAATAGAAGAACATAGATTAGTTAGGGAACATCTTCTAACAAATCATTTAAAGTCTAAAGAG GTATGGAAGGCTTTGTTACAAGAAATGCCTCTTACTGCATTACTAAGGAACCTAGGAAAAATGACTGCTAATTCAGTTCTTGAACCAGGAAATTCAGAAGTATCTTTAGTATGTGAAAAACTATGTAAtgaaaaactgttaaaaaag GCTCGTATACATCCATTTCATGTTTTAATTGCATCAGAAACTTATAAAACAGGTCATGGGCTTAGAGGAAAACTGAAGTGGCGTCCTGATGAGGAAATTTTGAAAGCTTTGGATGCTGctttttacaaaacatttaag acagTGGAGCCAACTGGAAAACGTTTTTTGCTGGCTATTGATGTCAGTGCTTCTATGAACCAAAGAGTTTTGGGTAGTGTACTCAATGCTAGCACAGTTGCTGCAGCAATGTGCATG gttGTTACACGAACAGAAAAAGATTCTTATGTAGTTGCTTTTTCAGATGAAATGGTACCATGTCCAGTAACTACAGATATGACATTACAACAAGTTTTAATGGCTATGAGTCAG ATCCCAGCAGGTGGAACTGATTGCTCTCTTCCAATGATCTGGGCTCAGAAGACAAACACAGCTGCTGATGTCTTCATTGTCTTCACTGATAATGAGACCTTTGCTGGAAGTATCCATCCTGCTGTTGCTCTGAAGGAGTATCGAAAG